CGGCCCCCTGCGCAATGCCAGCCAGCCGATCCGCGACCTCGACCAGATTCGCAGTTTCCTCTCGAGTGCCGGTCCGCTCGCGTTTCTCGACCTGCCTTGGGTGCTCCTCTTCCTGGGGGTCCTGTTCCTGTTCCACTGGAGCCTTGGGCTGCTGGCCCTGTTCGGCGTGATAACCCTCGTCATCCTGATGATCGCGACCGACCGCATGACCTCGCGCCGGGTGCGGGAAGTGGCCGAACTTTCCGCCAGCCGGTACACCGCCGCGGAAAATATTAGGCGGGGTTCCGAAACGCTGCAGGCCATGGGCATGATGCGCAACCAGGAGCGCGGCTGGCTCGAACTGGAGCGCGACAATACGGTGCTCAGCGACAAGCTGGCCCGCACCTCCGGCGGGATGACCAGCCTGACCAAGGGGCTGCGGATGTTTCTCCAGTCGCTTGTCCTAGCGCTCGGTGCCTATCTGGTGATCCAGGGGGAGGCGACCGGAGGTATCATCATTGCCGGCTCGATCCTGTCGGCACGGGCGCTCGCTCCTATCGAACAGACCATCGCCCAGTGGAAAAGCGCGGTCAGCAGCGTGCAGGCCCTGCGGCGGCTGGGCGGCATGTTCGACCAGGTGCCCGAGCGGACGGACCCGACTCCACTGCCCCTGCCGACCGAAAAGCTGGAAGTGATCTCGCTGGTTTCCGGCCCGCCGGGGATGAAGAAGGTCACGATCGGCAATATCAGCTTCTCGCTGCAGAAGGGGGACGCACTGGCGGTCGTCGGCCGCAGCGGGTCCGGCAAATCCTCGCTCGTCAGGGCGATTTGCGGAATCTGGCCCGCTTTGCAGGGACACATCCGGCTGGACGGCGCGACTCTCGACCAGTGGGCACCCGAAACGCTGGGAAGCACGATCGGTTATGTCCCGCAATCGATCGACATGTTTCCGGGTACCGTGGCGCAGAATATCTCCCGGTTCGAGCCTGATGCCGCGATGGAAGATATTCTCGCCGCGGCCCGCGAGGCCGGATTGCACGATTTCATCGTCCGGCTCGACGGCGGTTACGATCACATGCTCGGCCCCCAAGGCGGCACGCTTTCGGCGGGGCAGATGCAAAGGCTCGCACTGGCCCGCGCGCTCTACAAGAACCCCTTCCTGCTGGTGCTGGACGAACCCAACAGCAATCTGGATGCCGACGGCGAACGCGCGCTCGTCGCGGCGATAGAGGGTGCCCGGGCGCGCGGCGCTATCGTGATCGTCGTCGCCCACCGGCCCAGCATTCTGACCTACATGAGCCACGTATTGGTGATGAATGCCGGCCGGCTCGAGCGGTTCAGCACGACCGAAGAATCGCAGTTCAACGTCCGCAAGATTTCGGCCAACGAAAAGCAGCTGAGAGGCCAGGCATGAACGAGCTGGTGACCCGCCCCACGCAGAGCACGGCGCTGTCGACCTATTCGCAGTTCGTCGAGGAGACGACGCAGCCGCAACTGCAACGCACCATTCGCATCGGCCTGATCGCGATCGCGGTGCTGGTATTCGGGTTGGGCGGCATGGCCGCCTTCATTCCGATGACCGGCGCGGTGATCGCCAGCGGCGCGGTCGCGGTAGAAGGATCGGTGAAACACATCGGCCATCCCTTCGGCGGAGTGGTGTCCGATATCCTTGTCGCCGATGGCGACCGGGTCGAGAAGAACCAGCCGCTGCTGCGGCTCGATACCACCGTCAGCGGCGCGACCTCCGACCTTGCGGGACAGAGCGT
Above is a genomic segment from Erythrobacter sp. 3-20A1M containing:
- a CDS encoding type I secretion system permease/ATPase, translated to MTLGKELKQALRPLRPALVPIVLISAVLNVLMLGGSFFMLLVYDEVLPSRSVPTLIGLLGIIIVVYLFLGGLDYIRSRIMVQLGTLASSRLSKRVLDLVSRYELSVGPLRNASQPIRDLDQIRSFLSSAGPLAFLDLPWVLLFLGVLFLFHWSLGLLALFGVITLVILMIATDRMTSRRVREVAELSASRYTAAENIRRGSETLQAMGMMRNQERGWLELERDNTVLSDKLARTSGGMTSLTKGLRMFLQSLVLALGAYLVIQGEATGGIIIAGSILSARALAPIEQTIAQWKSAVSSVQALRRLGGMFDQVPERTDPTPLPLPTEKLEVISLVSGPPGMKKVTIGNISFSLQKGDALAVVGRSGSGKSSLVRAICGIWPALQGHIRLDGATLDQWAPETLGSTIGYVPQSIDMFPGTVAQNISRFEPDAAMEDILAAAREAGLHDFIVRLDGGYDHMLGPQGGTLSAGQMQRLALARALYKNPFLLVLDEPNSNLDADGERALVAAIEGARARGAIVIVVAHRPSILTYMSHVLVMNAGRLERFSTTEESQFNVRKISANEKQLRGQA
- a CDS encoding HlyD family secretion protein, encoding MNELVTRPTQSTALSTYSQFVEETTQPQLQRTIRIGLIAIAVLVFGLGGMAAFIPMTGAVIASGAVAVEGSVKHIGHPFGGVVSDILVADGDRVEKNQPLLRLDTTVSGATSDLAGQSVDQLLALEARLKAERDGTGLVFPAELTSRADDPEVAAIMRNERRNFQVGRESRGRRSRS